The following coding sequences are from one Longimicrobiaceae bacterium window:
- the dapA gene encoding 4-hydroxy-tetrahydrodipicolinate synthase: MIEPLAATPMPREQRTDSMATPLFVGCAVALVTPFRRDGIDEDCLAELVRFHLRERTDALVVNGSTGEAATMSPDEQRRVAEVAVSATGGQIPVIVGAGGADTAAVSRLARAARAAGADGLLLSPPPYSKPPQRGIVAHYRAVMDAADLPTIIYNIPGRTACNILPETIEEIASDPRVVGVKEASGDIAQIAELLRRVGDRLAVYSGNDDQVVPVMSLGGKGVISVLANIAPADASRLAHSYLDGQLDAARDLQLRYLPLIRTLFREANPIVVKAAVRALGFNVGEVRLPLVPVSEEVRRELLEQMRAAGLPVAEEGV, translated from the coding sequence TTGATTGAACCGCTCGCGGCCACGCCGATGCCCCGCGAGCAGCGGACGGATTCGATGGCCACACCCCTCTTTGTCGGGTGCGCGGTAGCGCTCGTGACTCCATTCAGGCGGGACGGGATCGACGAGGACTGTCTCGCCGAGCTGGTCCGCTTCCACCTGCGCGAGCGTACCGACGCGCTGGTGGTCAACGGCAGCACCGGCGAGGCGGCGACGATGTCGCCCGACGAGCAGCGCCGCGTGGCTGAGGTGGCGGTGAGCGCGACCGGCGGGCAGATCCCGGTGATCGTTGGTGCGGGTGGAGCTGACACGGCGGCCGTGTCGCGCCTGGCGCGGGCTGCTCGCGCGGCGGGCGCGGATGGACTGCTGCTCTCCCCTCCGCCGTACAGCAAGCCACCGCAGCGCGGAATCGTCGCACACTATCGGGCGGTGATGGACGCGGCCGACCTTCCTACCATCATCTACAACATTCCGGGCCGCACGGCGTGCAATATCCTCCCCGAGACGATCGAGGAGATCGCCAGCGACCCGCGGGTGGTCGGGGTCAAGGAGGCGAGCGGCGATATCGCGCAGATCGCGGAGTTGCTGCGTCGGGTGGGTGATCGCCTCGCGGTGTACTCCGGCAACGACGATCAGGTGGTGCCGGTGATGTCTCTGGGGGGCAAGGGTGTGATCTCCGTACTCGCCAACATCGCCCCCGCGGATGCCTCGCGGCTCGCCCACAGCTACCTCGATGGTCAGCTCGACGCCGCCCGCGATCTCCAGCTACGCTACCTGCCGCTGATCCGCACTCTGTTCCGTGAGGCCAATCCGATCGTGGTTAAGGCAGCGGTGCGAGCGCTCGGCTTCAACGTGGGAGAGGTCCGCCTCCCCCTGGTCCCGGTCTCCGAGGAGGTCCGCCGGGAACTGTTGGAGCAGATGCGCGCTGCGGGCCTCCCCGTGGCGGAAGAGGGGGTTTGA
- the dapB gene encoding 4-hydroxy-tetrahydrodipicolinate reductase — MSLKLVLSGATGRMGTALRRLIEADSELELVGGIDRADAAERVGGVRVAPLASSADLIRQADAVIDFSAPAFLGSLLREHSESLAGKALLVGTTGLGDAERSLLQAQAERGPVLVAANFSVAVNLVLILAEQAARVLGPEYDVEIVEAHHRRKEDAPSGTALALGEAVARGRSVELGSVRRDGRSGRPGARPAGEIGFHAIRGGDLIGEHDVMFIGELDRLTLSHHAADRSLFAAGALRAARWLVGRPAGQYSMQDVLGLG, encoded by the coding sequence ATGTCGCTGAAGCTGGTGCTGAGCGGCGCGACGGGACGGATGGGCACCGCCCTGCGACGGCTGATCGAAGCGGACTCGGAGCTGGAGCTGGTGGGAGGGATCGATCGGGCCGACGCAGCGGAGCGTGTCGGAGGCGTCCGCGTAGCCCCGCTGGCCTCCTCCGCCGATCTCATCCGCCAGGCTGACGCCGTGATCGATTTCTCGGCGCCAGCGTTCCTGGGCTCGCTGCTGCGCGAGCATTCGGAGTCGCTCGCGGGGAAGGCTCTGCTCGTGGGTACCACCGGCCTGGGCGACGCGGAACGCTCGCTCCTGCAGGCGCAGGCGGAACGCGGCCCGGTGCTGGTGGCCGCCAACTTCAGCGTCGCGGTGAACCTCGTGCTGATCCTGGCCGAGCAGGCCGCTCGGGTTCTCGGCCCCGAGTACGACGTGGAGATCGTGGAGGCGCACCATCGCCGCAAGGAGGACGCGCCGAGCGGCACAGCACTGGCTCTCGGTGAAGCGGTCGCGCGCGGCCGCTCGGTCGAACTGGGCTCGGTGCGCCGCGATGGGCGAAGTGGTCGACCCGGGGCACGGCCGGCGGGGGAGATCGGCTTTCACGCCATCCGCGGGGGCGACCTGATCGGCGAGCACGACGTCATGTTCATCGGTGAGCTCGACCGGCTCACGCTTTCCCATCACGCCGCCGACCGCTCGCTCTTCGCGGCGGGGGCGCTACGTGCCGCCCGCTGGCTGGTCGGCCGCCCTGCCGGGCAATACTCCATGCAAGACGTGCTCGGCCTCGGCTGA
- a CDS encoding MgtC/SapB family protein, with protein sequence MDDLAVWLGMSPELAEALQLDLLGRLVLAALLGGLIGLEREIQAKPAGLRTNLLICMGAALLMEVSVRVGANVTGGARLPGGDVIGDPGRIAAQIVSGIGFLGAGTILQSRGSITGLTTAATIWVVAAIGMAVGAHAYVEAIGSAVLVVVTLVGLGWLEEALIRRQRAQRYAVTIEPSQDLIRALEERLAQSGLRIESQSYERTAEGVEISLELYGPSREHDALIRELATKAGVLRARRES encoded by the coding sequence GTGGACGATCTCGCGGTGTGGCTCGGGATGAGTCCCGAGCTGGCGGAGGCGCTGCAACTCGACCTGCTGGGCCGCCTGGTGCTCGCGGCCCTGCTCGGAGGCCTCATCGGTCTGGAGCGAGAGATCCAGGCAAAGCCCGCCGGTCTACGCACCAACCTGCTCATCTGCATGGGGGCGGCTCTGTTGATGGAGGTTTCCGTGCGGGTGGGGGCCAACGTCACGGGTGGCGCGCGGTTGCCCGGTGGCGACGTGATCGGGGATCCGGGGCGAATTGCCGCGCAGATCGTCTCGGGGATCGGCTTCCTGGGCGCGGGGACCATCCTGCAATCGCGCGGCAGCATCACCGGCCTCACCACCGCAGCGACCATCTGGGTGGTTGCTGCGATCGGCATGGCGGTAGGAGCGCACGCCTACGTCGAGGCGATCGGAAGCGCCGTGCTGGTGGTAGTCACTCTCGTGGGGCTGGGCTGGCTCGAGGAGGCCCTGATCCGCCGACAGCGCGCCCAACGGTACGCGGTCACGATTGAGCCGTCCCAGGATCTCATTCGAGCTCTCGAGGAGCGGCTGGCGCAATCCGGCCTGCGTATCGAGTCGCAGTCGTACGAGCGCACGGCGGAGGGCGTCGAAATCTCTCTCGAGCTCTACGGACCCTCCAGGGAGCACGACGCGCTGATTCGCGAGCTGGCGACGAAAGCCGGCGTTCTGAGGGCGCGGCGGGAATCCTGA
- a CDS encoding DUF456 domain-containing protein yields the protein MAYLLLVVLQFLGLGLIVFGLPGLWVEVAALIGYAWLTDFRTVGAVAILAVLGMALLAELAELVLGARFARKYGGGRRAAWGAVLGGIVGAVVGLPLPLIGSVVGAMVGSFLGAFLLELTRRKGAAPALRVGWGALLGWCTAIALKVGVGMVILVFTLATALR from the coding sequence TTGGCATATCTCCTGCTCGTCGTATTACAGTTCCTTGGTCTCGGGCTGATCGTCTTCGGCCTCCCCGGCTTGTGGGTGGAGGTCGCGGCCCTCATCGGCTACGCGTGGCTCACCGATTTCCGCACGGTCGGAGCTGTCGCCATCCTCGCGGTGTTGGGGATGGCGTTGCTCGCGGAGCTGGCCGAGCTGGTGCTCGGCGCTCGCTTCGCCAGGAAGTATGGTGGAGGCCGGAGGGCGGCCTGGGGGGCGGTCCTCGGTGGGATCGTGGGTGCGGTGGTCGGCCTTCCGCTGCCCCTGATCGGTAGCGTGGTGGGAGCCATGGTGGGCTCGTTTCTCGGCGCCTTCCTGCTCGAGCTTACCCGGCGGAAGGGCGCCGCGCCCGCGCTGCGGGTGGGTTGGGGTGCACTGCTCGGCTGGTGCACGGCCATCGCGCTGAAGGTCGGAGTGGGAATGGTGATCCTCGTCTTCACCCTGGCGACGGCTCTCCGATAG
- a CDS encoding GvpL/GvpF family gas vesicle protein has product MSTNEELVTVEEGKYVYCIIKSPKPREFGQIGIGEGTNNVYTVHYGELAAVVSDTPIRIYDPTRENVLAHEFVNETVMREYTVIPMSFGTLFRTEEDIVELLKSTYQAFDDVLEKMKDKIEFGLKVLWDREKVIATIEEENEEIRRLKDEINRSAQSSTYFARMQLGRLIEAALEEAGNRYVRDIHDALKPAAVASRSNKPIGDRMILNAAFLVERDREKAFDEAVKEISLRYEDLLTFKYTGPWPPYNFVNIKLKLEKASG; this is encoded by the coding sequence ATGTCCACCAACGAAGAGCTCGTGACCGTGGAGGAAGGCAAATACGTCTACTGCATCATCAAGAGCCCCAAGCCCCGGGAGTTCGGGCAGATCGGCATTGGTGAGGGGACGAACAACGTCTATACCGTTCACTACGGCGAGCTCGCGGCGGTGGTGAGTGACACGCCGATCCGCATCTACGATCCCACCCGCGAGAACGTGCTGGCGCACGAGTTCGTCAACGAGACGGTGATGCGCGAGTACACGGTGATCCCGATGAGCTTCGGGACGCTGTTCCGCACGGAGGAGGATATCGTCGAACTGCTGAAGTCTACCTATCAGGCCTTCGACGACGTCCTCGAGAAGATGAAGGACAAGATCGAGTTCGGCCTGAAGGTGCTGTGGGACCGGGAGAAGGTCATCGCCACCATCGAGGAGGAGAACGAAGAGATTCGCCGCCTCAAGGACGAGATCAATCGCAGCGCTCAGAGCTCGACCTACTTCGCCCGCATGCAGCTCGGCCGACTCATCGAGGCTGCCCTCGAGGAGGCCGGCAACCGCTACGTACGCGATATCCACGACGCCCTGAAGCCCGCCGCCGTCGCCTCCCGCTCCAACAAGCCGATCGGCGACCGCATGATCCTGAACGCCGCCTTCCTCGTCGAGCGCGACCGCGAGAAGGCTTTCGACGAGGCGGTGAAGGAGATCTCCCTGCGCTACGAGGACCTGCTCACCTTCAAATACACCGGCCCCTGGCCACCGTACAACTTCGTCAATATCAAGCTGAAGCTGGAGAAGGCGAGCGGGTGA
- a CDS encoding gas vesicle protein GvpG, giving the protein MGLLKHLLFWPVTGPEFLVKFALDKVHGTVREELTNDEAVKEELLALQMRLELGEIDETEYLRQEGLLMERLREVRRWREEFGMGTAGGPVRVARDNY; this is encoded by the coding sequence ATGGGCTTGCTCAAGCACCTCCTCTTCTGGCCGGTTACCGGGCCGGAGTTCCTCGTGAAGTTCGCGCTGGACAAGGTCCACGGGACGGTGCGCGAGGAGCTGACCAACGACGAGGCGGTGAAGGAGGAGCTGCTGGCGCTGCAGATGCGCCTTGAGCTGGGGGAGATCGACGAGACTGAGTACCTCCGCCAGGAGGGACTCCTCATGGAACGCCTGCGCGAGGTGCGCCGCTGGCGCGAGGAGTTCGGTATGGGAACCGCCGGAGGGCCCGTCAGGGTAGCCCGGGATAATTATTAA
- a CDS encoding TRC40/GET3/ArsA family transport-energizing ATPase — MVCGKGGVGKTTVAAALAVERADAGERVLVVSVDPAHSLGDALGVRLGPEPTAVPGVRGLSALEVDAELERRRFLASHRGALLALLDRGTYLDAQDAAELVELTVPGMDELAALFRLRELMSGGETIIVDTAPTGHTLRLLDLPDLANAWLQALQALESRSRAVSTALVGAYQPDEASALLDQLGRELTELSALLKDPDRTRCILVTGREPMILAETLRLQEELARRHIAVEAVVVNRSTPASARIHRDVPVFFVPPLSEPPVGVDFLRAFAALLHQDAQQQGAREVRGNAPLARSSLHLGSPFTPPLDRSLYFVAGKGGVGKTTTAAALAVRLSEAGKNVLLLGVDPAGSLGDVLGTAAEGAESLRLGERLVARQLDAHSTWEAFRAEYEQEAKRVFAALSPGPDHSGISRLVDLAPPGIDELSALVEVVDATEDRPYDAVVVDCAPSGHFLRLMELPRVALKWTHQAMRLLLKYREVVPPGGLGERLLRLARSLRVFEGRLRDVDRTWLLIVALPEPLSVAESGRLFTRLGELGIRPGALVVNRLFAPGTATAEIRNDHAAELCRLAGATPVFAAPALPEGPRGVHALSRLAAGWVGLNRVQD; from the coding sequence CTGGTCTGCGGTAAGGGCGGCGTCGGCAAGACGACCGTGGCCGCGGCGCTGGCGGTGGAGCGGGCGGACGCGGGGGAGCGGGTGCTGGTGGTGTCGGTCGATCCGGCGCATTCGCTGGGAGATGCGCTGGGGGTGCGACTCGGGCCGGAACCCACCGCCGTCCCCGGAGTGCGCGGGCTCTCCGCGCTCGAAGTCGACGCCGAGCTGGAGCGGCGGCGCTTTCTCGCGTCGCACCGCGGCGCCCTCCTCGCCCTGCTGGACCGCGGGACCTACCTCGACGCGCAGGACGCTGCCGAACTGGTGGAGCTGACCGTCCCGGGGATGGACGAGTTGGCGGCCCTCTTCCGTCTTCGCGAGCTAATGTCTGGCGGTGAGACGATCATCGTAGACACCGCACCCACCGGTCACACCCTCCGCCTTCTCGATCTCCCCGACCTCGCCAACGCCTGGCTCCAGGCACTGCAGGCGCTCGAGTCCCGCAGCCGGGCGGTCAGCACCGCCCTGGTGGGAGCGTACCAGCCGGACGAGGCCTCGGCGCTGCTGGATCAGCTCGGGCGCGAGCTGACGGAACTGTCCGCGCTGCTGAAGGATCCCGACCGCACGCGCTGCATCCTGGTCACCGGCCGCGAGCCGATGATCCTGGCGGAGACGCTGAGGCTGCAGGAAGAGCTCGCCCGCCGACACATCGCCGTGGAAGCCGTTGTCGTGAATCGCTCGACGCCCGCTTCCGCTCGGATCCACCGGGACGTGCCGGTCTTCTTCGTACCGCCGCTGTCCGAACCCCCTGTCGGGGTGGATTTCCTGCGCGCCTTCGCAGCGCTCCTGCATCAGGATGCTCAGCAACAGGGTGCTCGGGAAGTGCGCGGGAACGCCCCTCTGGCGCGTTCGAGCCTCCATCTGGGCAGCCCGTTCACGCCCCCGCTCGATCGCTCCCTCTATTTCGTGGCCGGCAAGGGCGGGGTGGGGAAGACGACCACCGCGGCCGCCCTGGCCGTCCGTCTGAGTGAGGCGGGAAAGAACGTCCTCCTGCTGGGCGTCGACCCGGCCGGCTCTCTCGGCGACGTTCTCGGGACCGCTGCGGAGGGGGCGGAGTCGCTGCGGCTGGGAGAGCGGCTGGTGGCGCGGCAGCTCGATGCGCACTCCACCTGGGAGGCCTTCCGCGCGGAGTACGAGCAGGAAGCGAAGCGGGTCTTCGCCGCCCTCAGCCCGGGACCGGATCACTCCGGGATCTCCCGCCTCGTGGACCTCGCACCCCCGGGGATCGACGAGCTGTCAGCGCTCGTGGAAGTGGTTGACGCAACGGAAGATCGCCCCTATGATGCCGTCGTCGTGGACTGCGCCCCGAGCGGTCATTTTCTGCGTCTCATGGAGCTTCCCCGGGTGGCCCTGAAGTGGACGCACCAGGCAATGCGGCTGCTGCTGAAGTACCGCGAGGTGGTACCGCCGGGCGGCCTGGGGGAGCGCCTGTTGCGTCTGGCCCGCTCGCTCCGGGTGTTCGAGGGAAGGCTTCGGGACGTCGACCGCACGTGGCTGCTGATCGTCGCGCTCCCCGAGCCACTGAGCGTGGCCGAGAGCGGTCGCCTGTTTACCCGTCTCGGGGAGTTGGGGATCCGGCCGGGGGCGCTCGTCGTCAACCGGCTCTTCGCGCCCGGAACGGCGACGGCGGAGATCCGTAACGACCACGCTGCCGAGCTCTGCCGGCTGGCGGGGGCAACTCCCGTCTTCGCCGCTCCGGCGCTCCCCGAGGGGCCGCGCGGAGTGCACGCGCTGTCTCGGCTGGCGGCCGGCTGGGTCGGTCTGAACAGAGTGCAGGACTGA
- a CDS encoding GvpL/GvpF family gas vesicle protein, protein MTEAMENALVYLYGIVPAEAPEPPEDLLGLEGKPVKLLCEGPLAAVVGEVPEEEYSDEVLNERLGDLAWVGERGIAHERVLDWYAERGPVIPLSLFSLHRDLDRVRARLLAEADRVLPLLERLRGRREWQVRIWRRDARVAESLEELSPTLKALSTEIETAPPGRRYLLRKKRDAARAEELRRVSERVAHLVYAELAKIAERECLVPRPHGAPDSGRVLALDSAWLVPEEVYPAFQQRLGELAGEFQPNGFEFEFTGPWPPYHFTDVDDD, encoded by the coding sequence GTGACCGAAGCGATGGAGAACGCGCTGGTCTATCTCTACGGCATCGTACCGGCCGAGGCACCGGAGCCGCCGGAGGATCTCCTGGGGCTGGAAGGGAAGCCCGTGAAGTTGCTGTGCGAAGGGCCCCTGGCCGCGGTCGTGGGGGAGGTCCCGGAGGAGGAGTACTCGGACGAGGTCCTGAACGAGCGGCTCGGCGACCTCGCCTGGGTGGGTGAGCGGGGGATCGCCCACGAGCGGGTGCTGGATTGGTACGCCGAGCGCGGCCCGGTCATTCCGCTGAGCCTCTTCTCCCTCCATCGTGACCTCGATCGGGTCCGTGCGCGGCTCCTGGCGGAGGCGGATCGCGTCCTCCCGCTTCTCGAGCGGCTGCGCGGGCGACGGGAATGGCAGGTGAGGATCTGGCGGCGGGATGCGCGCGTCGCTGAGAGCCTGGAGGAGCTCTCGCCCACGCTGAAGGCGCTGTCCACCGAGATCGAGACTGCCCCGCCGGGGCGCCGCTACCTCCTGCGGAAGAAGCGTGATGCGGCGCGAGCCGAGGAGCTGCGCCGCGTCTCGGAGCGGGTGGCGCACCTCGTCTATGCCGAGCTCGCTAAAATCGCGGAGCGCGAGTGCCTGGTCCCGCGGCCGCACGGCGCGCCGGATTCGGGTCGCGTCCTCGCGCTGGACAGCGCCTGGCTCGTCCCCGAGGAGGTATACCCCGCCTTCCAGCAGCGCCTGGGCGAGCTCGCCGGGGAGTTCCAACCCAACGGCTTCGAGTTCGAGTTCACCGGTCCCTGGCCGCCGTATCACTTCACCGACGTCGATGACGACTGA
- a CDS encoding gas vesicle protein has translation MTTEAGSPQGRDDPLAREIDLWEGSLASNEPHSLVDLINRVLDKGVVITGDVTISVAGVDLVYLGLSAVLTSVSTVRRRALAPAGDGVAEQAKPDSEVE, from the coding sequence ATGACGACTGAGGCGGGGAGCCCCCAAGGACGTGACGATCCGCTCGCGCGGGAGATCGACCTCTGGGAGGGAAGCCTGGCCAGCAACGAGCCGCACTCGCTGGTCGACCTCATCAACCGGGTCCTTGACAAGGGGGTCGTCATCACCGGCGATGTGACCATCTCGGTGGCAGGAGTCGACCTCGTCTACCTCGGTCTCAGCGCCGTGCTCACCTCCGTTTCCACGGTGCGGCGGCGCGCTCTCGCCCCGGCGGGCGACGGCGTCGCGGAGCAGGCAAAGCCGGACTCCGAGGTGGAGTGA
- a CDS encoding GvpL/GvpF family gas vesicle protein: MITLFCIRRAGEASPPPGLSVPEGGPVRLIEAGELGAWVCDGELPRHLDEVRAHDAVVRAALRSSTPLPVRFGTTFADEEALRRSLQERREELLAGLRRVEGKVEMGIRVEWLERDPRAERPDRSTEATGGRQYLEARRRELMAAEERRLRAVALLEAVERRIGVDAAESLQRPLPAPGVAGVMAHLVQRQGVAHYRARVEEVRSDFPEVTLHVTGPWAPYSFV; this comes from the coding sequence GTGATCACCCTCTTCTGCATCCGCCGCGCGGGTGAAGCCTCGCCGCCACCCGGTCTGTCTGTCCCGGAAGGAGGACCCGTGCGCCTTATCGAGGCAGGTGAGCTCGGCGCCTGGGTTTGCGACGGTGAGCTCCCCAGGCACCTCGACGAGGTCCGGGCCCACGACGCCGTCGTGCGCGCCGCGCTGCGCTCTTCTACTCCCCTCCCGGTTCGTTTCGGGACGACATTTGCGGACGAAGAGGCACTCCGCCGCTCGTTACAGGAGCGGAGGGAGGAGTTACTCGCGGGTCTCCGGCGGGTGGAGGGAAAGGTGGAGATGGGGATCCGGGTGGAGTGGTTGGAGCGAGATCCTCGGGCAGAGCGGCCGGATCGCTCGACCGAGGCGACCGGCGGGAGGCAGTACCTGGAGGCGCGGCGGCGTGAGCTGATGGCGGCCGAGGAGCGACGTTTGCGGGCGGTCGCCCTGCTCGAAGCGGTGGAGCGGCGCATCGGGGTCGACGCCGCGGAGTCGCTCCAGCGGCCGCTCCCCGCGCCGGGGGTGGCGGGGGTCATGGCACATCTGGTGCAACGACAAGGAGTTGCACACTATCGAGCCCGGGTGGAAGAGGTGCGATCGGATTTCCCCGAGGTGACCCTCCACGTGACCGGACCCTGGGCTCCCTATTCGTTCGTATGA
- a CDS encoding gas vesicle protein K: protein MTDSAERAEQEGTGGSEERRRQLATELAAIADALPSRIDLDPTAVERDLSRLVLTLVELLRRVVEHQAIQRMDDPDLTEEQVERMGTALWRLEQKMREIKQVFGLADEELNIDLGPLGRVL, encoded by the coding sequence ATGACCGATTCAGCGGAGCGTGCCGAGCAGGAGGGGACCGGCGGGTCCGAAGAGCGCAGGCGGCAGCTGGCGACCGAGCTCGCGGCGATCGCGGATGCGCTGCCGTCCCGCATCGATCTCGATCCTACTGCGGTGGAGCGGGACCTTTCTCGCCTGGTCCTGACGCTGGTGGAGCTGCTGCGCCGGGTGGTCGAGCACCAGGCGATCCAGCGGATGGATGACCCGGATCTGACGGAGGAACAGGTCGAGAGAATGGGTACAGCGCTGTGGCGCCTCGAGCAGAAAATGCGCGAAATCAAGCAGGTGTTCGGCCTTGCGGACGAAGAGTTGAACATCGATCTTGGCCCTCTTGGCAGGGTCCTCTGA
- a CDS encoding gas vesicle protein — MALLAGSSDLFPCNHLPEYAPLSPTRSQGLVDVLDRILDKGLVIAGDIKINLANVELLTVQVRLLVCSIDKAEEIGLNWWKFDPALSLSGSTHGLLAENRELRARIQQLEERLDRLGTGADAPQSRPPAD, encoded by the coding sequence TTGGCCCTCTTGGCAGGGTCCTCTGACCTTTTCCCCTGTAATCACTTGCCTGAATACGCGCCGCTGTCACCGACGCGCTCCCAGGGGCTGGTCGATGTCCTGGATCGGATCCTGGACAAAGGCCTCGTCATTGCGGGAGACATCAAGATCAATCTCGCCAATGTCGAGCTGCTCACCGTCCAGGTTCGACTGCTCGTCTGTTCCATCGACAAAGCCGAAGAGATTGGCCTGAACTGGTGGAAGTTCGATCCGGCGCTTTCGCTTTCCGGCAGTACGCACGGCCTGCTGGCAGAAAACCGGGAGCTGCGTGCCCGGATCCAGCAGCTGGAAGAGCGGCTCGACCGTCTGGGCACCGGGGCCGATGCTCCACAGAGCCGCCCGCCGGCGGATTGA
- the gvpA gene encoding gas vesicle structural protein GvpA, with translation MAVERAPGGTSLIDVLDRVLDKGIVIDAYVRVSLVGIDLVTVEARVVVASIETYLKYSEAVGLMPPRTGRELGAGSAMQSEMDRLSAENAALRRQLEDLS, from the coding sequence ATGGCCGTAGAAAGAGCACCTGGCGGCACCAGTCTGATCGATGTACTGGACCGTGTGCTGGATAAGGGGATCGTGATCGACGCGTATGTGCGCGTCTCACTGGTGGGGATCGATCTGGTGACCGTCGAGGCCAGGGTGGTCGTCGCATCGATCGAAACGTATCTGAAATACTCCGAGGCAGTCGGGCTGATGCCGCCGCGCACCGGGCGCGAGCTCGGCGCGGGCTCAGCCATGCAGAGCGAGATGGATCGCCTCTCCGCTGAGAACGCTGCCCTGCGGAGACAGCTGGAGGACCTGAGCTGA